One genomic window of Tenacibaculum tangerinum includes the following:
- a CDS encoding NAD(P)/FAD-dependent oxidoreductase gives MSFSYWELKEWFTNVDFTVVGSGIVGLNCALQLREKHPKAKIIVIEKGILPQGASTKNAGFACFGSLSELIDDLQTHTEEEVFSLVKKRWEGLKLLRTILGDKNIDFQQNKGYELFLTTELYECCLYRKREINKLLEPLFSSDVFTVDNNKFYFQNIHQNYITNQFEGQIDTGKMAGKLLERVTSLGIKIINTIQVEKFTENNEQVAVETNQITFNTKKLFIATNGFAKQLLNENIQPARAQVLITKPIKNLHINGTFHLDKGYYYFRNIDNRILFGGGRNLDFKGEETTEFGQTALIQNKLEEILKTTILPNTKVEIDHRWSGIMGVGNQKKTIVKQLSNNVFCGVRLGGMGVAIGSLVGKELAELIN, from the coding sequence CTGAGTTTTAGTTATTGGGAATTAAAAGAATGGTTTACAAATGTAGATTTTACGGTTGTGGGAAGCGGAATTGTAGGGTTGAATTGTGCTTTACAACTACGAGAAAAACACCCTAAAGCAAAAATTATAGTTATAGAAAAAGGAATATTACCACAAGGAGCAAGTACTAAAAATGCAGGTTTCGCCTGTTTTGGAAGCTTATCTGAATTAATAGATGATTTACAAACACACACCGAAGAGGAGGTTTTTAGCTTGGTAAAAAAACGTTGGGAAGGTTTGAAGCTTTTACGCACAATTTTAGGAGATAAAAACATCGACTTTCAACAAAATAAAGGATACGAATTATTTCTAACAACCGAACTATATGAATGTTGTTTGTATCGAAAAAGAGAGATAAACAAGCTTTTAGAGCCCCTATTCTCTTCAGATGTTTTTACGGTAGATAACAATAAGTTTTATTTTCAAAATATTCATCAAAATTACATAACGAATCAGTTTGAAGGTCAGATAGATACGGGTAAAATGGCTGGAAAATTGTTAGAAAGAGTAACATCGTTGGGAATAAAAATTATCAATACGATTCAGGTTGAAAAGTTTACCGAAAATAATGAGCAGGTAGCCGTTGAAACGAACCAAATTACATTTAACACAAAAAAGTTATTTATTGCTACAAACGGATTTGCAAAACAGCTTTTAAATGAAAATATACAACCTGCTAGAGCACAAGTGTTAATTACTAAACCAATTAAAAATTTACATATTAACGGAACATTTCATTTAGATAAAGGATATTATTATTTTAGAAATATTGATAATAGAATTTTGTTTGGAGGAGGTAGAAATCTCGATTTTAAAGGTGAAGAAACTACTGAATTTGGGCAAACAGCGCTTATTCAAAACAAATTAGAAGAAATTTTAAAAACAACAATTTTACCGAATACGAAAGTTGAAATAGACCATCGTTGGAGCGGAATTATGGGGGTTGGAAATCAGAAAAAAACTATTGTAAAACAACTTTCAAATAATGTATTTTGTGGCGTAAGATTAGGAGGAATGGGTGTTGCTATAGGAAGTTTGGTAGGAAAAGAGCTAGCAGAACTTATCAATTAA
- a CDS encoding META domain-containing protein, whose translation MKNIFLILLLALISCNEDETKSQETIILGNWKLTSIVNESNGSILVPNDFLNSNEITITFNQELDFTGNTVINNFSGNYSINQKEELLTFLNFSTTEVNETEWGNLFYQSLNSNYNEQTENWENPYEIAQGNILKIFYSEQEYMTFEKQ comes from the coding sequence ATGAAAAATATATTTTTAATTCTACTACTAGCTTTAATCAGCTGTAATGAAGATGAAACAAAGTCTCAAGAAACAATTATTTTAGGAAATTGGAAACTTACATCCATTGTCAATGAGTCCAATGGCAGCATATTAGTTCCTAATGATTTTTTAAATTCTAATGAAATAACAATAACTTTTAATCAAGAATTAGACTTTACTGGAAATACGGTTATCAATAATTTTTCAGGGAATTATTCTATCAATCAAAAAGAAGAACTACTTACGTTTTTAAATTTTTCGACGACTGAGGTTAATGAAACTGAATGGGGAAATTTGTTTTATCAAAGTTTAAACTCAAATTATAATGAGCAAACTGAAAATTGGGAAAACCCCTATGAAATAGCGCAAGGAAACATATTAAAAATCTTTTATTCAGAGCAAGAATATATGACTTTCGAAAAACAGTAA
- a CDS encoding AAA family ATPase, whose translation MLQKIGIENYKAFKTAQIPIKPITILLGANSVGKSSIIQLLLLLQQTGKESLKSYKSALKLYGGYVNLGDSINLIHNKDKKSDIKLEFELRSKKLKNIFGKALLESFVDNFESIPRYIPVTAFKDIRNKKINSVDDLKFFIDAFIKLLENQNAKDFIEEVKWLLDNRSFYRIGNINRKTKNDLINTYEFLNLLSKNSKIETFDISIKITHSDNNFYVSDLILKQKDIVLISIKNKEEFNITSDLIKIDDFVIKEIKEVFNPYNTIFSIFNFRRSEIIHSSLAQVLIEVLNYSLKELGEEFTESKINYVSPLRAHPKRYYMLDKDKINVTLDTLDGDAIADVLKDNSNIKKKVNNWLEKFKLQVNVEEFKEVIHHLKIKQNNLDLDITDVGFGISQLLPVIIQGFLSSNDSTTIIEQPEIHLHPKIQAELADLFIDIIKNNREKKLVIETHSEYLLKRLRRRISEGKISSNDVSICLFHPFSEDKPAYIENLEIEKKGFFEWPLEFYGGELLKDTTEFLKNQ comes from the coding sequence ATGTTACAAAAAATAGGAATAGAAAACTATAAAGCCTTTAAAACTGCCCAAATACCAATTAAACCAATAACTATCTTACTGGGAGCTAATAGTGTTGGGAAAAGTTCTATTATACAATTACTTCTTTTATTGCAACAAACAGGCAAAGAGAGCTTAAAATCTTATAAATCTGCACTTAAACTTTACGGTGGTTATGTGAATCTTGGGGATTCAATAAACTTAATACACAATAAAGATAAAAAGAGTGATATTAAACTGGAATTTGAACTAAGAAGCAAGAAGCTCAAAAATATTTTTGGCAAAGCATTATTAGAAAGTTTTGTAGATAATTTTGAGTCAATTCCAAGATATATTCCTGTTACAGCTTTTAAAGACATCAGAAACAAGAAAATCAATTCAGTAGATGACTTAAAATTTTTTATAGATGCTTTTATTAAACTCTTAGAAAATCAAAACGCTAAAGACTTTATAGAGGAAGTAAAATGGTTATTAGATAATCGCTCATTTTACAGAATTGGTAATATTAATAGAAAAACAAAAAACGATTTAATCAATACATATGAATTTTTGAACCTACTCTCAAAAAATTCTAAAATAGAAACTTTTGATATTTCAATTAAAATCACGCATAGTGATAATAATTTTTATGTCAGTGATTTAATTCTAAAGCAAAAGGATATAGTATTAATTTCAATAAAAAATAAAGAAGAATTTAACATTACATCAGATCTTATCAAAATAGATGATTTTGTTATTAAAGAAATAAAAGAAGTTTTTAATCCTTACAATACTATTTTTTCAATTTTTAATTTTAGAAGAAGTGAAATTATACATTCATCGTTGGCTCAAGTTTTGATAGAAGTCTTGAATTATTCTTTAAAAGAACTTGGAGAGGAGTTTACAGAGTCAAAAATAAATTATGTAAGTCCTTTAAGAGCTCATCCAAAAAGATATTATATGTTAGATAAGGATAAAATAAATGTAACTCTTGATACACTTGATGGTGATGCAATTGCTGATGTATTAAAAGATAATTCAAACATAAAAAAGAAAGTAAACAATTGGTTGGAAAAGTTTAAACTTCAAGTTAACGTTGAAGAGTTTAAAGAGGTAATTCATCACTTAAAAATAAAACAGAATAATTTAGATTTAGATATCACTGATGTAGGTTTTGGAATTTCTCAACTTTTACCTGTAATTATACAAGGCTTCCTTTCTTCTAATGACTCTACCACTATTATTGAACAACCAGAAATACATCTTCATCCCAAAATACAAGCAGAACTAGCCGACTTGTTTATTGATATAATTAAAAATAATAGAGAGAAAAAATTAGTTATTGAAACTCATAGTGAATATTTACTGAAAAGACTTAGAAGAAGAATTTCAGAGGGCAAAATATCATCAAATGATGTTAGTATATGCTTGTTTCATCCTTTTTCAGAAGACAAACCAGCTTACATCGAAAACTTAGAGATAGAAAAGAAAGGCTTTTTTGAATGGCCATTAGAATTTTATGGCGGAGAACTTCTTAAAGACACTACTGAATTTTTAAAGAATCAATAA
- a CDS encoding SMI1/KNR4 family protein, with protein MKDIKITESAKPVSLDEFNSFINKYNLKLPETYKSFILKYNGGYPKLSAYGNPYEDGSEIDSFYSVTLKDNNEIDDLIISSRDVIKSHQIMEDNIPSHFYPFADDSGGAKFCLSMRQEDFGKIYLVFLDGTSNEPTLICDSFEEFINGLEDIEKYEED; from the coding sequence ATGAAAGATATAAAAATAACAGAAAGTGCAAAACCTGTTAGTTTAGATGAGTTTAATAGTTTTATCAATAAATATAACCTTAAACTACCTGAGACCTATAAGAGTTTTATTTTGAAATACAATGGAGGTTATCCTAAACTATCAGCTTACGGAAACCCCTATGAAGACGGTTCTGAAATTGATAGCTTTTACAGTGTAACTTTGAAGGATAATAATGAAATTGATGATTTAATTATTTCATCAAGAGATGTGATTAAAAGTCATCAAATAATGGAAGATAATATACCTTCTCATTTTTATCCTTTTGCCGATGATTCAGGAGGAGCGAAGTTTTGTTTATCAATGAGACAGGAGGATTTTGGGAAAATATACTTAGTGTTTTTAGATGGAACTTCGAATGAACCAACTTTAATATGTGATTCTTTTGAAGAATTTATTAACGGATTAGAAGATATAGAAAAGTATGAAGAAGATTAG
- a CDS encoding deaminase has protein sequence MDEILDVKKITKNFEELDNFRINRKLPKYSIKDGTTGTTAKVEVNNQSFFGINSSFVPESLDLRRKWFNKIKWVPPKKKQPKHLGQAQALTHAEAHSLMNAHEKFGKLPKKIVMYVDRPTCNMCKGELPALMKTMGIDELIIFSGDKKIPLILKVNF, from the coding sequence TTGGATGAAATACTAGATGTAAAAAAAATCACAAAAAACTTTGAAGAGTTAGATAATTTTAGAATAAATAGAAAGCTTCCAAAGTATAGCATCAAAGATGGAACAACAGGAACTACTGCAAAAGTTGAAGTTAATAATCAATCATTTTTTGGAATTAATTCTTCATTTGTTCCTGAAAGTTTGGATTTGCGAAGAAAATGGTTTAATAAAATAAAATGGGTACCACCCAAAAAGAAACAACCAAAGCATTTAGGGCAGGCACAAGCTTTAACACATGCAGAAGCTCATTCTTTAATGAATGCACATGAAAAATTCGGAAAATTACCTAAAAAAATAGTTATGTATGTAGATAGACCGACTTGTAATATGTGTAAAGGAGAATTACCAGCATTAATGAAAACAATGGGAATAGATGAATTAATAATATTTAGTGGAGATAAAAAAATCCCTCTAATTTTAAAAGTAAATTTTTAA
- a CDS encoding immunity 22 family protein, with translation MEKQGKVSLWVGKFDSREVLDSFLNETYDEDGELSSDFMNEFEIDFIDNQFQEVYFYEGISDKKEIFDGFSYIDSFIKNIPDMNWAEKNTILLLYNFEYSKKIDDKKIEFIDCYDFIED, from the coding sequence ATGGAAAAACAAGGAAAAGTATCTCTTTGGGTTGGAAAGTTTGACTCAAGAGAGGTTTTAGATAGTTTCTTAAATGAGACATATGATGAAGATGGAGAGTTATCTTCTGATTTCATGAATGAATTTGAAATTGATTTTATTGATAATCAATTTCAAGAGGTTTATTTTTATGAAGGAATATCTGATAAAAAAGAAATTTTTGATGGATTTTCGTATATAGATTCATTTATTAAGAATATACCTGACATGAACTGGGCAGAGAAAAATACTATCTTATTGCTATATAATTTTGAATACTCTAAAAAGATAGATGATAAAAAAATAGAGTTTATTGATTGTTATGATTTTATTGAAGATTAA
- a CDS encoding SMI1/KNR4 family protein: protein MFNIINKIFNMISFILAEKSIKSEDLVAFEKKFELILPERYKEHMLKFNGGFPDKDYYKGVNIAHFNPIKYGDDTLEHNILDLQDVLPVGYLPFAYDLGGNQICMDLNEGENYGKVYYLPMDMGDIRSEFLSDSFEIFLNGLSEENDY from the coding sequence ATTTTCAATATTATTAACAAAATATTTAACATGATTAGTTTTATTTTAGCAGAGAAAAGTATCAAAAGTGAAGATTTAGTAGCTTTTGAAAAGAAATTTGAACTCATTTTACCTGAAAGATACAAGGAACATATGTTGAAATTTAATGGAGGTTTCCCCGATAAGGATTATTATAAAGGCGTAAATATAGCTCATTTCAATCCAATCAAATATGGAGATGATACCCTAGAACATAATATTTTAGATTTACAGGATGTTTTACCTGTCGGTTATCTTCCCTTTGCATATGACCTTGGGGGAAATCAAATATGTATGGATTTAAATGAGGGAGAAAATTACGGCAAGGTGTATTACCTACCTATGGATATGGGAGATATAAGGTCAGAGTTTCTCTCAGATTCCTTTGAAATTTTTTTAAATGGACTTTCAGAAGAAAATGATTATTAA
- a CDS encoding SMI1/KNR4 family protein, which yields MKELTIRKSEKPITREELNLFIDTYNLKLPNSYIEFILKNNGGYSSESLFGSSIEEGVVIDSFFSIRPNLGDFSNNLGRLVNVKKILENNIKDKDLPFDIYPFGDGGGGTFLCISMNNESLGKIYKYYWDGSGLQYVCDSFEEFIEGLE from the coding sequence ATGAAAGAATTAACTATTAGAAAAAGTGAAAAACCAATAACTAGAGAAGAATTAAATTTGTTTATTGATACATATAATTTAAAATTACCTAATTCGTACATTGAGTTTATACTAAAAAACAATGGAGGGTATTCTTCGGAATCACTATTTGGTTCTTCTATTGAAGAAGGGGTTGTTATAGATTCATTTTTTTCAATACGTCCAAATCTAGGAGATTTTTCTAATAATCTTGGTAGATTGGTCAATGTAAAGAAAATTCTAGAAAATAATATTAAAGATAAAGATTTACCTTTTGATATTTATCCTTTTGGAGATGGAGGAGGAGGTACTTTTTTATGTATTTCAATGAATAATGAGAGCTTGGGAAAGATTTATAAATATTACTGGGATGGTAGTGGGCTGCAGTATGTTTGTGATTCCTTTGAGGAATTTATAGAAGGATTAGAATAG
- a CDS encoding HNH endonuclease, producing the protein MADNVGKLIEKTFKFGIDTFVKLAEVIADFIKNIPKHLNDLKKWIGEFIASLKGFVNQIFKGLEATLDLLYDLGVIITQKIDPNTDKVITQGADGVIYTIKQGDKTILEGTEDAIRKFAQKIDEIRSSGGNTRKKVQSYLDELAESLSLKYSDVLEFRSLKVIKEKGARSNISVLDKEGDVVMKGKQNDIELYLQMMRKSDKEILSKYDELLELAVRTDNKRFNPFKEALEEFRRAGINILPSGKKGGVIGGKGLVPDYLHNPEFLFNKDKRFGSIKIKVTGVDRDDFKLCNEIAEKISPGFKSKISKGADKPDGYAWHHMDDYNPLTGECTMQLVLSDVHTSCFPHKGAPGLIELLFGIKRIK; encoded by the coding sequence GTGGCTGACAATGTTGGCAAGTTAATAGAAAAGACGTTTAAGTTTGGTATCGATACTTTTGTAAAACTGGCAGAGGTGATTGCCGATTTTATAAAAAATATTCCCAAACATTTAAACGACCTTAAAAAATGGATAGGGGAGTTTATAGCTAGTTTAAAAGGTTTTGTAAATCAGATTTTTAAAGGTTTAGAAGCGACCCTTGATTTATTATATGATTTAGGAGTTATTATTACTCAAAAAATTGACCCTAACACAGATAAAGTAATTACTCAAGGTGCTGATGGAGTTATTTATACCATTAAACAAGGCGATAAAACCATTCTTGAAGGAACGGAAGATGCCATTCGAAAATTTGCTCAAAAAATTGATGAAATTCGTTCTAGTGGAGGGAATACTCGAAAAAAAGTTCAGAGTTATTTGGATGAGTTGGCGGAGAGTTTGAGTTTAAAATATAGTGACGTTCTTGAGTTTAGAAGTTTAAAAGTAATAAAAGAAAAAGGAGCTAGGTCTAATATTTCAGTTTTAGATAAGGAGGGAGATGTTGTAATGAAAGGAAAGCAAAACGACATTGAACTATATCTTCAAATGATGAGGAAAAGTGATAAGGAAATATTATCAAAATACGATGAGCTTCTGGAGTTGGCAGTAAGAACAGACAATAAACGTTTTAATCCTTTTAAAGAGGCTTTGGAAGAATTTAGGAGAGCTGGAATTAATATTTTGCCTAGTGGAAAAAAAGGAGGTGTTATCGGAGGAAAAGGACTTGTTCCTGATTATCTGCATAATCCTGAGTTCTTATTCAACAAAGATAAAAGGTTCGGTTCAATAAAAATTAAAGTTACAGGGGTTGACAGAGATGATTTTAAATTATGTAATGAGATTGCAGAAAAAATTAGCCCGGGGTTTAAAAGTAAAATAAGTAAAGGAGCGGATAAGCCAGATGGATATGCCTGGCACCATATGGATGATTATAACCCGTTGACTGGTGAGTGTACTATGCAGTTAGTTTTATCAGATGTTCATACTTCATGCTTTCCGCATAAAGGAGCACCTGGTTTAATTGAACTATTATTTGGGATTAAAAGAATTAAATAA
- a CDS encoding endonuclease V, producing MNMDIPMSKELLLAIDVYYYEQSAKVVGALFSWQDKTPKEIIITIKEEVEAYQSGSFYKRELPCILKLLTLVDMNNLEAIIVDGHCYTNNQKELGLGGYLWKALGEKVPVIGVAKNKFHNTEKVSFPIYRGESKKPLYVSSIGYDIDKAKNNILTMKGNYRIPDILKIVDQKTRN from the coding sequence ATGAATATGGATATACCGATGAGTAAAGAGTTATTACTAGCCATAGATGTTTATTATTATGAGCAAAGCGCCAAGGTAGTTGGTGCTTTGTTTTCATGGCAAGACAAAACTCCAAAAGAGATAATTATAACGATTAAAGAGGAAGTAGAGGCATACCAATCAGGAAGTTTTTACAAACGAGAACTTCCTTGTATTTTAAAGCTGTTAACCTTAGTCGATATGAATAACTTAGAGGCTATTATAGTTGATGGGCATTGCTATACAAATAACCAAAAAGAGCTGGGTTTGGGTGGATATTTATGGAAAGCGTTGGGAGAAAAAGTCCCTGTTATCGGCGTTGCAAAAAACAAATTTCACAATACCGAAAAGGTCTCTTTTCCCATTTACAGAGGAGAAAGTAAGAAACCATTATACGTTTCATCTATTGGTTACGATATTGACAAAGCAAAAAACAACATTCTTACAATGAAAGGAAACTATAGAATCCCCGATATTTTAAAAATAGTAGACCAAAAAACGAGAAATTAA
- a CDS encoding toxin-antitoxin system YwqK family antitoxin produces MNQELKRSEKTRMFYEDLEAKGSGKYTGVEFWYKGRPFTGFVVFAYHDNGFVASEQEYVDGQTMGWAVDYHENGKIEYESLRYGASSVVFYEYDDKGEQTDGGFVNTKALYNSVARCTGMPTIDEYGYTDE; encoded by the coding sequence ATGAATCAAGAATTAAAAAGATCAGAAAAAACAAGGATGTTTTATGAAGACTTAGAAGCTAAGGGGTCTGGAAAGTATACGGGAGTGGAGTTTTGGTACAAAGGGAGACCTTTTACAGGGTTTGTAGTGTTTGCTTACCATGATAATGGATTTGTAGCTTCTGAACAGGAATATGTAGATGGGCAAACCATGGGTTGGGCGGTAGATTATCACGAAAACGGAAAAATAGAATACGAATCTTTAAGGTATGGAGCTTCTTCGGTAGTTTTTTACGAATATGATGACAAAGGAGAACAAACCGATGGAGGTTTTGTGAATACAAAAGCCTTATATAACTCAGTTGCTCGTTGTACAGGAATGCCAACAATAGATGAATATGGATATACCGATGAGTAA
- a CDS encoding SUKH-3 domain-containing protein, whose product MKFKKEVQELFKKAGWYEGRNVQETFDKIPRFNEYPEFLKEFLYEYGDLKVETDTEFAKAFLDFTVIPSGFYEIEESLDNPRYYGDIMTFPLADYHLDSAALECDLEGKVYMVGDFPTLMSEDFKTGIEKVIMEDYSDTKEWHPDVKEWREEPY is encoded by the coding sequence ATGAAGTTTAAAAAAGAAGTGCAAGAATTATTTAAAAAAGCTGGTTGGTATGAAGGTAGAAATGTACAAGAAACTTTCGACAAAATACCAAGATTTAACGAGTACCCAGAATTTTTAAAGGAGTTTTTATATGAATACGGAGATTTAAAAGTAGAGACTGATACTGAATTTGCAAAAGCATTTTTAGATTTTACGGTTATCCCTTCAGGCTTTTATGAGATAGAGGAAAGTTTAGATAATCCAAGATATTATGGTGATATTATGACTTTTCCTTTAGCGGATTATCATTTAGATTCAGCAGCATTAGAGTGTGACTTGGAAGGAAAAGTATATATGGTAGGAGACTTTCCTACATTAATGTCAGAGGATTTTAAAACAGGTATAGAAAAAGTAATTATGGAAGATTATTCTGATACTAAAGAATGGCATCCAGATGTCAAAGAATGGAGAGAAGAACCGTATTAA
- a CDS encoding YwqJ-related putative deaminase has protein sequence MHAHEYGSKHFKHKTNFEGLVVFSDVQQQKIKETENPSPNIYVEIEKGVQNPNKWFLHINSTLSGEYGDFFLQENPQPVGEIVNDFDYDISPENTAFIESYYDFNLGVISYYKIHEKFYIKLWGDILKEETFFEIQNSSKSKTKEEISIEYDAFITLFVSDNGAKLERAYQRITKVNPHQIVVFIESGGGTNALGTVFRIHKGKNVQTLPEVDRFTLAKVARAFGVEVQANDFSEMVREELATKDSLFYLLVTKKFLKGGKIIRWSANEVFTDISGDLKNTSRQINELKLKEQRWNTAFKDKSGAAYDPLLPKLRGKDRLFDAEKFSNEVYKTHLQPVATQASSIAKLLLTKRQFAKLIPFDISKFIEVLDAIPKLLQDFFKEVSNYLVDLYEYINGLIVGLINSIIEFIKSFVDILAMLFDVLNAAIQSSTFFENPASYLSLFAESFENLIDGFVALFSLENLKAVVGFLASVPIETAKLLVRFLASDTKVRIDPGALGYYIGLIAGFIASEIAMFFLTGGTGTIAKAVKETLRSYKALAEIPAKVADNVGKLIEKTFKFGIDTFVKLAEVIADFIKNIPKHLSDLKKWIGEFFEGLSKAVRTFSDEVYTIFEKLGVTIKKVPQPPVLASGIPVPIGDNVYALVKDGKELFRGTKKEVEEFSKLLDKIDEKKQNKLIKRVLQKAKKSIKISKQGLLKLDIFVDEALQIHIDRRPGAAAILEGTINGKLKTIVSYSSKGLSRKEIRNSRHKLVDEWLEVIAKSKYPKIYKRKNHGRCAEPNNISEWLFQVEKSLGIKNNSISIEQARVAFADVVSKAKRIYNSEKSKLAHGLHKSACDSCNPLLEYFNIKEIF, from the coding sequence ATGCATGCCCATGAATACGGAAGCAAACACTTTAAACACAAAACCAATTTTGAAGGTTTGGTGGTGTTTTCAGATGTTCAGCAACAAAAAATAAAGGAAACAGAAAATCCGAGTCCCAATATCTATGTAGAAATAGAAAAAGGAGTACAAAATCCCAACAAGTGGTTTTTACATATCAACAGCACTTTATCAGGAGAGTATGGCGATTTCTTTTTGCAAGAGAATCCGCAACCTGTAGGTGAAATCGTTAATGACTTTGATTATGATATCAGTCCAGAGAACACAGCTTTTATAGAATCATATTACGATTTTAATCTAGGAGTCATTTCCTATTATAAAATCCATGAAAAGTTTTATATAAAGCTTTGGGGAGACATCCTTAAAGAAGAAACTTTTTTCGAGATTCAGAACAGCTCAAAGTCAAAAACGAAAGAAGAAATCAGTATCGAATACGATGCGTTTATTACCCTATTTGTATCCGATAATGGTGCAAAGCTAGAAAGGGCATATCAACGCATTACCAAAGTCAATCCACACCAAATAGTCGTGTTTATAGAGTCTGGTGGGGGCACCAATGCCTTGGGTACTGTATTTAGAATTCACAAAGGAAAAAACGTACAAACCTTACCCGAAGTAGATAGGTTTACCCTTGCCAAAGTAGCGCGTGCTTTTGGAGTAGAAGTACAAGCCAATGACTTTTCTGAAATGGTACGAGAAGAGTTAGCAACAAAAGACAGCCTATTTTATTTGTTGGTCACCAAAAAGTTCCTCAAAGGAGGAAAAATTATACGATGGTCTGCTAATGAGGTTTTTACCGACATCTCAGGTGATTTAAAAAATACCAGTAGGCAAATAAACGAACTTAAATTAAAGGAACAACGTTGGAATACCGCTTTTAAAGATAAATCAGGCGCTGCCTACGATCCGTTACTACCCAAATTACGAGGAAAAGATCGTTTGTTTGATGCAGAAAAATTTAGCAACGAGGTGTACAAAACACACCTACAACCAGTAGCTACACAAGCTAGCTCTATAGCAAAGTTGTTGCTTACCAAAAGACAATTTGCTAAGTTGATACCGTTTGATATCAGCAAGTTTATAGAAGTATTAGATGCCATTCCTAAACTATTGCAAGATTTTTTTAAGGAAGTATCGAACTATTTAGTAGATTTATATGAGTATATTAACGGACTCATCGTTGGACTCATTAATAGCATTATTGAGTTTATTAAATCGTTTGTTGATATTTTAGCCATGCTGTTCGATGTGCTCAACGCAGCCATACAAAGCAGTACGTTCTTTGAAAATCCAGCGAGTTACCTAAGTCTTTTTGCAGAGAGTTTTGAAAACCTTATCGATGGTTTTGTAGCGCTGTTTAGTTTAGAGAATCTAAAGGCGGTTGTTGGCTTTTTAGCCAGTGTACCTATAGAAACGGCTAAACTTTTAGTACGCTTTTTAGCGTCTGATACAAAAGTACGTATAGACCCCGGTGCTTTAGGCTATTACATCGGATTGATAGCAGGGTTTATTGCTTCAGAGATAGCCATGTTCTTTTTAACAGGAGGTACAGGAACGATTGCAAAAGCGGTCAAAGAAACCTTACGCTCGTACAAAGCCCTAGCTGAAATACCCGCAAAAGTGGCTGACAATGTTGGCAAGTTAATAGAAAAGACATTTAAGTTTGGTATCGATACTTTTGTAAAACTGGCAGAGGTGATTGCCGATTTTATAAAAAATATTCCCAAACATTTAAGCGACCTTAAAAAATGGATAGGGGAGTTTTTTGAAGGCTTGTCTAAAGCAGTCAGAACTTTTTCGGATGAGGTCTATACTATTTTTGAAAAGTTAGGTGTAACGATTAAAAAAGTACCCCAACCACCTGTCTTAGCAAGTGGGATTCCTGTACCTATAGGAGACAATGTGTATGCTTTAGTAAAAGACGGTAAAGAACTTTTTAGAGGCACTAAAAAGGAAGTAGAGGAATTTTCAAAGCTTTTAGATAAGATTGATGAGAAAAAACAAAATAAACTCATTAAGAGGGTTTTACAAAAAGCAAAAAAATCCATTAAAATAAGTAAACAAGGACTTTTAAAACTTGATATATTTGTTGATGAAGCTTTGCAAATTCATATAGATAGAAGACCTGGAGCTGCTGCAATTTTAGAGGGAACAATTAATGGGAAATTAAAAACTATTGTAAGTTATTCATCTAAAGGATTGAGTAGAAAAGAAATAAGAAATAGTAGACATAAACTAGTGGATGAATGGTTAGAAGTAATTGCTAAAAGTAAGTACCCAAAAATATATAAAAGGAAAAACCATGGGAGATGTGCAGAGCCGAATAATATTTCTGAATGGTTATTTCAAGTAGAAAAATCATTAGGAATTAAAAATAATAGTATATCGATAGAACAAGCAAGAGTTGCTTTTGCCGATGTGGTTTCTAAAGCAAAAAGGATATATAATTCAGAGAAAAGTAAATTAGCGCACGGGTTACATAAAAGTGCTTGTGACTCTTGTAATCCTCTCTTAGAATATTTTAACATTAAAGAAATTTTTTAA